CGCCGTTTTATCTTATAAACCCAACGACAACCAATGGGATTTTTGTGTGGAGGCAAAGTAGTAATAGACCATGTACTGTTTTGTTCAAGAGCCTGAATCTCATCAGCCATAGCACTTCACCAATGTTGATACTTAACCGCTTCCGCATACGAGCTAGGTTCAACATTACTCATGATAGAGGTTAAAAATGCATAATGAGATTTAGAGAATTTGTGAACAGGTAAATAATTGTGTATGGGATAACGTGTACCTGAGGATTGCTTAGTTGAAGTAGATTCCTTAGGCGGTGAGCTTataaccatcacattggaacacACATAATCTTGAAAATAGGATGGTGAATGACGAGGACGACTAGATTTCCGTAGAGCAAGTGCATCTGGAGGAGGTGGATCATCTGACATAGGTCGATGATCTGAAACTGACagattttggtcattgttgatGGAATCGGGAGGTTGAATAGGTGATAACGGGGAGGAATTTGCTGGAACACCATTCTCACACGATGACATATATTCCTTTCCAAGGTAATCTGGTTGAGGATGAGGTAAAACAACATTGTTCAAATCATTTGTATGGCATTGTTCGGTTAGAAATGGAAATTTATCCTCAAAAAAAGATATATCTCtgcttttaaaaatttgtttggtatcCAAATCATATACCTGATACCCTTTCTGATTATGAGGATATccgacaaaaacacatttttgtgCACGTGATGAAAACTTATGCATGAGgtttaaatttttggcataacacaagcatccaaaaacacgcaaatCTTCATAATTGGGCTTTTTATGAAAGAGAAGTTCAAACGGAGATTTGTTATTTAAAAGAGTTGatggcattctattaattaaaaaggTTGCTGTCAAAATACATTCACCCCAAAAAGTTACCGAGAGATTTGCTTGAAACCTAAGTGCTCGCGCCACCTCTAGTAGATGGCGATGCTTCCTCTCAACacgtccattttgttgaggagttccAACACATGAGGTTTGATGTTCTATGCCATGCTCATGAAAATAGACTTGCATATTATGAGTTGTAAATTCAGCACCATTATCACTCCGAACGCATTTCACATGAGTATTGAATTGAGTAAACACCATGACAcaaaaacgagttaaacaagaaaatgtttcagATTTGAACCTCATCAAGAAAACCCAAGTAGATCGTGTAAAATCATCTACGATAGTAAGGAAGTAATGTGCACCCGTGTGAGACGAAtcctccccaaatatcacaatgaatcaacCCGAACGGATCACTTGCTCTACTAGTACTAGTTGGAAAAGGTAAACGAGTGAATTTAGCTTTAAGACATGCATCACAAGGAGAATCATGCTTGGAAATAGAGATGTTTTCATTCAATGAAAAAGACTTATCAAATGAAGGAtgtccaagtctcatatgctATATATGAGCTGTCTTATTACTAGGAGAAGCAAACAAAGCATGAGAAGTagttggaagaagaagatggtaaagTCCACCGCTCAAGTTACCCACTCCAATCAGCTTCCTCGACAAAGGGTCCTGAAAAGCACAACAGGTTGGAAGAAAAACAGCAATACAATTAGTGGACTTAGTGAACTTTGGAACTGATAataaattgtatttaaaatcagGAATATATAGGACATCAGTAAGCTGAATATTGGCTGAAAGGTAAACTGTTCTAGTAGTAGAGACTAGTGTTTGATGTCCATTGGGTAGGTTAATCACACGctgttttgataaaattttgatattagaaaGCAAATGTAAATGAGGGGTCATATGGTCTGAGGCTCCGGTGTCAATGATCCAAGGAAAATGAGTTGAGAATGATTGTTTACCTGCTAGATTAGCGGCAGCCGGTGAAGTATCAACATTTAACCAAGATGCCAATTGACTGACCTGTTCTTCGGTAAGTTGTGACAAAACAGCATTGACTTTTACATTGTTTGCCGATGTTCTTCCCTGTTGCGCCTGTTCAATTTTAGATGAATCACTAGTTGAACATGTAGCCTTAGGATGATTTGGAGGATAACCATGAAGCACATAACATCGAGATTTTATATGTCCAAGCAGTCCACAATGATCACACTTTGGTCGAGGACGATTGCGAGTAGCATTAGGCATTCTTGCCTGATTCCGTTTGGTATATGATGTAGGAGAAGACCTAGCTGCAAGAGCTATGTTATTAGATCCAGACATTTTTGGTGTGAGAAGACGTTGAGTCTCTTCTTGAAGCAACATAGCATATACCCTATTAATGTTGGGTAGAGGATCAATAGcaagaatctggcttcgaaGATTGCTAAAACTTTCATTCAATCCCATCAGGAACTGATAAACTTTTTCATGATCTTGACATGAATGAAACTCTTTAAACGCACCACAAGTACATGTAGACACAGTTGAATAAGATCCAAGTTCATCCCAAAAAGTTTTAAGTGTAGTGAAGTAGACAGCCAATGAATTGTGTTCTTGGCGTACATCAgatatcatcttcttcaattgatAAATACGAGCAGCGTTACCTTGAGAGAAACGTTCTTGAAGATCAATCCAAACCTCGTGAGCTTCACTTGCATAGATAACGCTATTTGCTATCTCCTTGGATAATGAGTTAAGAATCCATGATAAAACCAAGTCATTACAGCAAACCCATGGCATGTAGTCCAAGCTAGTGGTTGCAGGTTTTGAAATAGAACCATCAACAAATCCCAACTTGTTCTTGGCACTCAGGGCCATTTTCATTGCCCGTCGTCATGTAGAATAGTTATCTCCAACAAGGGGATTAGTCACTAAGACAGCATCAGGATTATCAGAATGGTGCATGACGAAAGGTGACTCATTTTGATCACTAGAAATATCGGTTCGATCAACAAGAGGAGATGTCACCATAGTCAAAGAATATTGAATGCGCAAGAAAAATTAATACGAGCTCTAGATCCAACGTGAATCcttcttgcaaaaaaaaaattgcacccTTACGTGACCTCCGATTTCAAGGACGGTCTCCCTCCCGACCAGTGATTAGAGTGAGAAAAGGAGGTCAGCACGAGAGCGGCAAAGGCACCGAGCTATTGAGTGCTCGAGCGAGCGATGCAGAAGCACTCGAACAGATTTGGACGCTCGGGCGAACAGAACCTTGAGCGGGCGGTGCTGGAGCGGACGATGCAAGCAACGCTCTAGAAAGCAGGCGTTCGAGCGGGTGGAGCGGCAGTACCGCTCCAGCAGGATGCTCTGGCGAAGGGCGATGGCAGTCCAGACACAAAGGAGAAGAAATCACTCGGGCAGCATGAGAGGGAATCACCGTCAGATGGTCACAGCAGAGAAGGAATCCTATTTCTCTTTGCACACTCTCGCCTCATTCAGAGAGAAAGGAAGCCCTAGTACCGAGCAGATCGCTCGCTCGGGCGGTGCAGGAGCGAGCGCTCGAGCCGGCGATTTAGGAGCAAACGGAGTTGGGAGTCGAGCGGACAGAGGAGATCGCTCGCTCGGGCAGAGCGAACAAAGGAGCGGTTCTGAAGCAAAACGGAGCGAACAGCTCGAGCTCGGGCAGACAGCAGCAGCGGAAACGTTTTGGGGATGGTTGGGGATAGCAGAATCCTCACGGAATGACCCAAACGATTTGAAGTCTCACGGAATGAGAAGCGGGCGCAGAGCCTTTGAGCGAGCGGATGAGAAGGACGCTCGAGCGGACGATGCAGGGGCGGGCTGAGCAGAACGCTCAGGCGGACAGAACAGAGGAGTGACTCTGAAAAACGGGCAAGGGCTCAAGCGGGCAGAGATTGggatgtttttctcttttcaacccAAGAAAGGAGGACGCTCGAGTGAGGAGCAGCTCTCTTGCGCTTCTGCTCAGAGTGTCTcacgctctgataccatgtgaagaAGAACGTGATGaaacgagagaaaaaaaagatgagtgAGCCAACTTAATCATTCATTTCACATATGGTGAGGTATTTATACAACTTTACAGGCATATACAAATCccacaaattttgggattgaGAGATCACAATCTTAGGaaagaatataatttctttCCTAAAATTTCACCttctgattttcctttttgatgtATAGGAAAGATTTTGTTGATTCctgaaaatcagcaaactgatcaaactgattttcctctccaataAATATaaccttcttttttctctagCCTTGACAGATTCGTCGGACAGTTATtaacagagaaaaaagaaaaacaaagataaaaagcAACACGAAGAACCAGCACAATCTAACGGACAAAGACTGCTTAGGACACACATGATCATTTGGACCATTGAACGTACAAGGTCCCCAACATATTTTGTCAATGGTTCACCTTCCGGCATTCCATCCTTATCTCTCCATCAGTACCAGTGAGGGGTTTGTTATCTCCCATCTTGATCATCGCTGCAATGAAATCTGCATAGAAGGCATCAGGGTTTTCGGCGTAAGCGTGAACTATGGAGTCGGTGGATCCGCCATTGAAGAGCTGCTGGTCAGAGTGCAGGAGGCCCTTGTAGCCAAGCAGGTTCTTGTAGTAATTGTTGTCAAAGACTGTTGGGGATTGCACATCGAGGGGGCCAAATTGTTGTCTCCATGGCCCACAATGCTTGGGCAGCTCTCTTGCCTTTCTTTGGCAAAGAACCCATTTATGTTCTTCTCATGGTAGGTGCGGTTTCTAAAGTTGGTGCATCTTGCCAAGCCAATGGTGTGTGCCCCTGCTTTCACAATAAGCAACAGACAGTCACAAGTAA
Above is a window of Nymphaea colorata isolate Beijing-Zhang1983 chromosome 8, ASM883128v2, whole genome shotgun sequence DNA encoding:
- the LOC126410285 gene encoding uncharacterized protein LOC126410285; translation: MSGSNNIALAARSSPTSYTKRNQARMPNATRNRPRPKCDHCGLLGHIKSRCYVLHGYPPNHPKATCSTSDSSKIEQAQQGRTSANNVKVNAVLSQLTEEQVSQLASWLNVDTSPAAANLAGPFVEEADWSG